One Pantanalinema sp. genomic window, CGGCGCTCTTCGGGGCCCTCGGTGGCCTCGGCGGCTACATGCTGGCCTTCTTCGGGGACTTCCCGGTGGGCGCGAGCCAGACCGTGTTCTGCGCGCTGCTCGCGGTGCTCGCGATCGCGGCGCGGGCCCTGGCCCCCTCCCCGAAGCGCGCCTGAGCGTCATGGCCCGAGCTGGGGCCACCCGGACCAAACCCGCTCCGGACGCCCGGCTTTTTGCTGACGGCGCGGGGCCGATGGCGCAGAATCGTCCTCGGGATCATTCGCGCAGCGTCCCGTTCGCCAAGCGCCCCGCTTGATCCGAGGAAAGCGAGTCTCGAAAGGAAGACCCCATGACCAACAAGCTCTTCATCGCCGGTCTGGCCTTCGCCGCCACCGACGAAGACCTTAGGGCCTACTTCTCCCGGGTGGGCGAGGTGCTCTCGGCGCGCGTGGCGCGCGATCGCGAGACCCAGCGCTCGCGCGGCTTCGGCTTCGTCGAGATGGCCACCCCCGAGCTGGCCCAGCAGGCGATCGACACCCTCGACGGGTCGATGCTCGCCGGCCGCGCGATCACCGTCAAGGCCTCGGAGCCGCAGGAGCGCCGCCCCGCCGGCGGCCCCCGCCGGTACTGAGCAAGCGCGTCACGCCCCGCACCGCTCCCGGCGCGGGGCGTGACGCTGCAGTTTTCTCCGGAATTCGAACTCACCCTCCGCCCAGGCGGCGGCGCAGCAAGGCGGCCGCCTCCTCGGCCGTTCGCGGCGCGCCCAGGCCGAAGCCCTCGAGGCGCCGGAAGAGCTCGCCGAGCACGGGCGGCTCGATCCGCAAGGCGAGAAGCTCGTCGGATCGGGCGAAGACCTCCTCGGGGGCGCCGTCGAGGGCGATGGCGCCCCCCTGGGCCAGGACCACGACCCGATCGGCGATGGCGGGCACCAGGTTGATCTGGTGGGTCGCGATCAAGAGGGCCACGCCCCGGGCCTGGGCCAGGTGGTTGAAGAGGGCGATCACCTCGGCCCGGGCGACCGGATCCAGGTGCTCGAAGGGCTCGTCAAGCAGAAGCAGCTCCGGGGTGACGGCGAGCGCCCCGGCGAGGGCGACCTTGACGCGCTCGCCCCCGCTGAGCTCGTGAATGCCCCGGCCGCGCAGGGCCGAGATCCCGAGCTCCGCGAGGACGTCTTCGACCCTCCGCTGGACGGCGCTCTCGCTCCAGCCGCGGTTGCGGGGGGTGAAGGCCACGTCCTCCGCGACCGTCGGGGCCAGCAGCTGGTTCTCCACCTGCTGCATGAGCATGGCGAGGCGATCGCGCGTCGCCTCGAAGTTTCGCCAGGGCGCGCGGCCGAAAACCGCAAGCTGCCCCTCGCTCGGGGCGACGAGGCCCGCGATGAGGCGAAAGAGAGTGCTCTTGCCGGAACCGTTGCCCCCGAGCAGGGCCACGCGCTCTCGAGGGCGCAGGGTGAGGCGGCCCCGGTAGCAGAGGCGGGTCCCGCTCGCGAAGCGCAGGGCGAGGTCCTCGGCCTCGACCACGACGCTCACCGTCGCCCCCCCAGCCCCAGCGCGATCGCAGCCAGGGCGATCGCAAGGACGCTCAGCGCCTCCGACCGCAGGATCGCAAGCGCGAGCGAGGCGCCTCCGAGGAAGAGAGGGCAAAGGCCCGGCCCGTTGAGGCCTGGCGGGACGGGGGGGGCCATGCTTGCGCGATAGCCGCGCAGGAGCATGGCGTCGTACAGGGCCTCGCTCCGGTCCATGGCGTCCAGCACCAGGATGGCGAGGCAAGCGCCCAGGTTCTCCAGGCTGCGCCAGGGCCTCGCCCGGCGGATCCCCCCGCGCAGGCGCAGGGCGATCCACAGGTGGTCCCAGCGCTCGACGAGCAGGAACAGGGATCGGTAGGTCAAGAGCAAAGCATCGGGGAGCGGCGGAGGCAAGAGGGGCTGAAGGCTCTGGAACACGACCGGATAAGGGGTCGATCCCACCACGCTCAGGATGGCGAGCGCCGAGCCCACCGCCTTGAGCATCAGGGCGAGGGACTGGCCCCAGCTCCCTTCCCAGCTCGAGAGGGCGTAGAGGGCCGCGAACAGGGCCGCGTATCCCGCCAGGCGCAGCAGCGCGAGCAGCGGAAGGCGCGAGAAGGCCATGAGCGCAAGCCACCCGAGGGCGATGGCCGCGAGCGTCACCGGCGCCTCGGCAAAGGCCAGGGCGGCGACGGCCAGCGCCGCTCCGACGAGCTTGGAGAGCGGGGTCGCGCGCTGCAGCAAGCCCGGTGCCTGTGCCCATCGATCGAGCGCCCACGGGTCCATCACGCCTCCTCGATCAGGCCGGGGCGCACCCTGGCCAGGTAGCGCACGATCCCTGCCGTCACGGTCGCCTCGAGCAGCCACCCGATGGATCCGAGGCCGTAGGTGATGGCGAGGAAGAGCGAGAAGTCGGGCGGCGCGAGCCCCTCGTGCAACCGGGCGGGATCGATCCTGGCGAGCCAGACCACCGCGACCATGGCGCCGGTGCTGAGGGGCAAGACGAGCGCCGTCGTCGCGGCAGCCGCAAGCACGCTCGAGATCCCCCGGCGGCGCATGGCCCGGAACAGGATGGAGCCGAGCACCACCTCGATCGCGAGGATCGGCGCGTTCAGACCGATCACCGTCAAGCCGCCGTGGCCGAGCAGGGCGAGGACCAGGTCCACGATGAAAGCCGCGAGGAAGCCGGCGGAAGGACCGAGCAGGATGCCCGCGACCACGCTCAGATCGAGGTGATAGGGCAGCGGCAGGATTTCCGCCGACATCGCGACGACCATCAGCGCCGAGAGAAAGCCCAGGCGAGGCAGGGCCGCGCGCCCGCCCGGGCCGCGCGCCCGACGCAGGGAGAAAAAGAGCAGCAGCAAGGTCACGCTCCAGCCCGCAAGGACCAGCCAGAGCGGAAGGATCCCGTCGGGCAGGTGAAGATGGGACACGGCCTTCCCCCGCGGCACCAGGCGGCGATTCCAAGATGGAACCACGTCCATGGGGCCGAGGGCAGGTCCATTCCAGCCAACGAATCAGGGAAGAGTGACGATGCGCTTCGGGCGGGGCCCCCGGCCAAAACGAGTCCGCCAAAAACGATTGATTTATTAATTAACTTATGTGAAGATATCTCCAGCTTAACCTAACTCGTCTCTCGTCGTTCCCACTGTCCAGAGGAGAAGCAAATGAAGATCAACCAGTTCATGAGCAAGAACATCGTCAAGGTCACCTCGATCACCATGGTTCCCGAGGTCGCCCAGAAGATGCGCATGGAGAACATCGGGGTGATCCCGGTCGAGGAGAACGGTCAGCTCGTCGGTGTCGTGACCGACCGCGACATCGCCATCCACGCCGTCGCCAAGGGCGAGGTCAACCAGGCCGTCAAGGGCATCATGAGCAAGTCCCTCGTGACGGTGGGACCGAACACCAGCGTCGAAGAGGCGATCCAGACCATGCTCCAGAACAACGTTCGTCGCCTGCCCGTCACCGAGAACGGCCACCTGGTCGGGATGGTCTCGCTCGAGGACCTCACCGAGGCCGGCAGCGACCAGGACCTCCTGAAGGCCCTGCGCACCTTCCACAAGAAGACCAAGCACACTTAGCCCCTGCGACCTCGCAATTCCGGGCCCCGGTCGTGCATGCGCGGCCGGGGCCCGGTGCTGCGCGCCCGAGCACCAACGGCCAAGGCCTGCTCAGCGACCGGGTGTGCCGGGCCCCAGGCACCGCGCCAGGGCCTCGGCGAGCAACGGAGCAATCGAGACCGCCTCGAGCCCCGGCCAGGGGCTGCGCGGCGAGAAGGGGATCGAGTCGCTCACCACGAAGCGCCGGATGCCGAGCGAGCGAATGAGGCCTTCGGCCTCTGCGGCCATCACGGGGTGAACGGCGGCCACGTCGACGGCGCTGACGCCGCGCTGCCTGAGGTGGGTGGTCACCTGCCGGATCGTGCCGCCGGTCGTCACCATGTCGTCGACGATGATGGCCTCTCGGTCCTCGAACTCCCCGAAGAGCTTGACGACCTTGGGGGCGTCGGGGGCAGGGCGCTCCTTGAGGGCGATGCCCAGCGGGACGCCAAGCAGAGAGGCGAAGTGGCCCGCGCGCTTGATGCCGCCCGCGTCGGGGGCCACCACGACCGTCCGCTCGGGAGAAGCGATCGCGAAGCGCGAGGCGAGAAGCTCGAGCGCGCTGCGCTCGAACACCGGCAGGGTGAAGAAGCCGGCGATGGCGGGGCTGTGGAGGTCGAGGGTGACGAGGTGGGTCACCCCGCTCGCCTGGAACAGATCGGCGACCACCCGGCAAGGGATGGGGGAGCCCGGCCGGGCGAGGCGCTCCCCGCGCGAATAGCCGAAGTAGGGCACGACGGCGACGATGCGCTCGGCGCCGGCGCGGCGCGCCGCATCGGCCATCAAGGCCAGGGTCATGACGCGCGAGTCCACCGGCGGGGCGCTCGAGAGCACCAGGGCGACCGGCAGGCCCGCCACCTCCGCTCTCAGGCACACCGAGCGCTCACCGTCCGCGAAGGCGCCGAGATCCGCCTCCCCCACCGCGAGGCCGGTGGCGGCGGCGAGCGCCTCCATCAAGGAGGCATGGGCCTGCGCGCCGAAGATCCAGCCGCGCGGGGTCATCGCGAAGCCCTCCATGTCGAAACCCTAGCCCCCGGGATCCTAGAGCAAAACCCTCCGGCCTACAGCAGCGGGCCATCCGTGGTCGGGGCCAAGGCCTCCGTCGCGAGCAGGAGCAAGAGGCCCTCCGACGTCTCGCGAAGCGGGGTGGCGAAGGGGCGGCAGAGGGCCTTCATTCGCGCGCGGATGGCGTCGAACTCTTGAGCCTCGGCGAGATCCACCCGCGCGAAGCGCAGGCGGACGGGCAGCATCCTGAGGCGAAAGGGCGCCCCCGCTCTCAGCTCGAGCAGGAACAAGAAGGACCAGTCGTTGCGCAGGAGGGGATCCACCGCGTAATCGTCCAGGAAGTCGCCCGTGTCGTAGAGGATGAGGCCGTTCTCTCGGCGCTCCACCGCCTGGAACAGGTGCGCGGAGTGCCCGTGGACCACGTCGACGCCGCACCCCAGGGCGGCCCGGGCGAAGGCCCGAAAGCGCGCCGGGGGCTCCGTCACCATGTTCGGCCCCCAGTGCAGCGAGAGGACGACGAGCCCGGCACCTCGGCTGCGCGCCTCGAGCGCCGCCGCCTCGACCCGCGCCAGGGCGCTCGAGCCGGCGCGGATCTCCGCGTAGTGGGTGCCGGGGTGATCGGGGCCCGCGGCGAAGGCGGGCTCGTTGTCCGTCAGCCCGATGACGGCGATGCTCAGGCCCGCCGCCTCGAAGAGGGCGGGAGAGCGCGCCTCCTGCTCGCTGCGGCCCGCCCCCGCGTGGGCGATGCCCGCCGCCTCCAGGTGGCGGATGGTGTCGAGCAGCCCCTCTTCCTCGAAGTCGAGGGAGTGGTTGTTGGCGAGGCTCACGCAGCGGACGTTGGCGGCACGCAGCACCCCCGTGGCCCGGGGATCGGCCCGGAAGTGGAAGACCTTGGGGGTGCGCGACCAGGGCCTGGCGTGCGTGGTCAGCGCGCACTCCAGGTTCGCGATCGCCCCGTCGGACCGGCGCAAATGAGGGAGCACCGTCCCCCAAGGGGTGTCCGGCAAGGTCTCGCGAAGCGCCTCGTTGACGCCCCTCCCCAGCATGACGTCGCCCACGAAGGCGAGCGTGACCGATCCGGCTCTCATGACCGCCTCGCTTTGCGCGCGCCGCGCGAGGCGCATCATAGCCGTCCGACGGCCCCGGCTCAAGCAATCGATCGAGCGGCATGCCTCGCACCGCGCGGTCCCTCGCCTCTGCTATACTCGGAGGCGAGGAAGAAACCATGCCCACCTACGCCGAAAGCGCCCTGGCCATCCTGAAGGCTCGCGGCTACCGCATCACCAAGCCGCGCCGCCGGGTCGTGGAGCTTCTCGAACAGTCCGACACGGCGCTGTCCCCCTATGCCATCAAGGACCTCCTGGACGCCGCCGGCGAGCACGTCGACACGGTCAGCATCTACCGGATCCTCGAGTGCCTCGAGGAGAACCACCTGGTCCACCGGGTGCTGACCACGGGCAAGGTGCGCCGCTGCGACCTCGAGGCCGACGCTCACTGCCACCTGGACCAGGCCGAGCACTGCCATCACAACCTGGTCTGCCGCGCCTGCGGCGCCATCGAGGAGCTCCACTGCCCCGGCCTTTCGAGCCTCGAGGCCGAGCTCTCCCTGCGCGCGGGCTTCCGGATCGAGGCGCACCACCTCGAGTTCACGGGCCTGTGCGGCAAGTGCGCCGCCCCAAAGGGAGCGAACTTTCCGTCTCATCTGACATAACCATCGAATTTTTCGCATGCTAGGCTAAAAAGTGTCACCCCCATCCCGGGAGAGTGCTCGACATGGTCCTGCCGCCGCGGCGTCCCCTCAGCCCGCAAGACTGGCCTCTCCAGCGCACGCTGGTGGTCCTCTTCCTTCTGATCGTCACCCTCTCGCTGCTCCCCCTCTCGCTGCTGCACGCCCACAACACGCGCAGCGTTCTCGAGCAGAACACCCGCGAGCGCATGCTGGTCGCCGCCCGCGACACCGGCACCGAGATCGAGGCCTATCTCGCTCGCCTGCTCGAGCACGCCCGCTTTCTCGCCAGCGACCAGCCCCGAATGCGGGCCTTC contains:
- a CDS encoding RNA-binding protein; this translates as MTNKLFIAGLAFAATDEDLRAYFSRVGEVLSARVARDRETQRSRGFGFVEMATPELAQQAIDTLDGSMLAGRAITVKASEPQERRPAGGPRRY
- a CDS encoding ABC transporter ATP-binding protein, with translation MSVVVEAEDLALRFASGTRLCYRGRLTLRPRERVALLGGNGSGKSTLFRLIAGLVAPSEGQLAVFGRAPWRNFEATRDRLAMLMQQVENQLLAPTVAEDVAFTPRNRGWSESAVQRRVEDVLAELGISALRGRGIHELSGGERVKVALAGALAVTPELLLLDEPFEHLDPVARAEVIALFNHLAQARGVALLIATHQINLVPAIADRVVVLAQGGAIALDGAPEEVFARSDELLALRIEPPVLGELFRRLEGFGLGAPRTAEEAAALLRRRLGGG
- a CDS encoding energy-coupling factor transporter transmembrane component T; amino-acid sequence: MDPWALDRWAQAPGLLQRATPLSKLVGAALAVAALAFAEAPVTLAAIALGWLALMAFSRLPLLALLRLAGYAALFAALYALSSWEGSWGQSLALMLKAVGSALAILSVVGSTPYPVVFQSLQPLLPPPLPDALLLTYRSLFLLVERWDHLWIALRLRGGIRRARPWRSLENLGACLAILVLDAMDRSEALYDAMLLRGYRASMAPPVPPGLNGPGLCPLFLGGASLALAILRSEALSVLAIALAAIALGLGGRR
- a CDS encoding energy-coupling factor ABC transporter permease; the protein is MSHLHLPDGILPLWLVLAGWSVTLLLLFFSLRRARGPGGRAALPRLGFLSALMVVAMSAEILPLPYHLDLSVVAGILLGPSAGFLAAFIVDLVLALLGHGGLTVIGLNAPILAIEVVLGSILFRAMRRRGISSVLAAAATTALVLPLSTGAMVAVVWLARIDPARLHEGLAPPDFSLFLAITYGLGSIGWLLEATVTAGIVRYLARVRPGLIEEA
- a CDS encoding CBS domain-containing protein; the encoded protein is MKINQFMSKNIVKVTSITMVPEVAQKMRMENIGVIPVEENGQLVGVVTDRDIAIHAVAKGEVNQAVKGIMSKSLVTVGPNTSVEEAIQTMLQNNVRRLPVTENGHLVGMVSLEDLTEAGSDQDLLKALRTFHKKTKHT
- a CDS encoding ribose-phosphate pyrophosphokinase, whose protein sequence is MEGFAMTPRGWIFGAQAHASLMEALAAATGLAVGEADLGAFADGERSVCLRAEVAGLPVALVLSSAPPVDSRVMTLALMADAARRAGAERIVAVVPYFGYSRGERLARPGSPIPCRVVADLFQASGVTHLVTLDLHSPAIAGFFTLPVFERSALELLASRFAIASPERTVVVAPDAGGIKRAGHFASLLGVPLGIALKERPAPDAPKVVKLFGEFEDREAIIVDDMVTTGGTIRQVTTHLRQRGVSAVDVAAVHPVMAAEAEGLIRSLGIRRFVVSDSIPFSPRSPWPGLEAVSIAPLLAEALARCLGPGTPGR
- a CDS encoding CapA family protein → MRAGSVTLAFVGDVMLGRGVNEALRETLPDTPWGTVLPHLRRSDGAIANLECALTTHARPWSRTPKVFHFRADPRATGVLRAANVRCVSLANNHSLDFEEEGLLDTIRHLEAAGIAHAGAGRSEQEARSPALFEAAGLSIAVIGLTDNEPAFAAGPDHPGTHYAEIRAGSSALARVEAAALEARSRGAGLVVLSLHWGPNMVTEPPARFRAFARAALGCGVDVVHGHSAHLFQAVERRENGLILYDTGDFLDDYAVDPLLRNDWSFLFLLELRAGAPFRLRMLPVRLRFARVDLAEAQEFDAIRARMKALCRPFATPLRETSEGLLLLLATEALAPTTDGPLL
- a CDS encoding Fur family transcriptional regulator; the encoded protein is MPTYAESALAILKARGYRITKPRRRVVELLEQSDTALSPYAIKDLLDAAGEHVDTVSIYRILECLEENHLVHRVLTTGKVRRCDLEADAHCHLDQAEHCHHNLVCRACGAIEELHCPGLSSLEAELSLRAGFRIEAHHLEFTGLCGKCAAPKGANFPSHLT